From a single Apium graveolens cultivar Ventura chromosome 2, ASM990537v1, whole genome shotgun sequence genomic region:
- the LOC141707999 gene encoding ATP synthase delta chain, chloroplastic-like produces the protein MATLQQTPITFQCRSPCAQYTPTKPHTLSFSGGLRLPKLTLSVKSRRRGGARMSDSVASSYANALADVAQSNGTLEATAADLEKLNQLFSEEAVFNYFINPTVTVEDKNKLVDAYTKEANLQPHISNFLNILIDMKRIDEIKAIAKEFEITFNKMTETELAVVTSVVQLDEANLEQIAKGVQKLTGAKNVKIKTEIDESLVAGFTIRYGNGGSKLIDMSVKKQLEEIAETLEVGDIQLVG, from the coding sequence ATGGCAACTCTACAACAAACTCCGATCACATTCCAATGCCGATCACCTTGTGCTCAGTACACGCCTACGAAACCACACACTCTCTCTTTCTCTGGTGGCCTCCGTCTACCCAAACTCACCCTTAGTGTAAAATCACGTCGTCGGGGTGGTGCTAGAATGTCTGACAGTGTGGCTAGCAGCTACGCTAATGCACTTGCTGATGTAGCCCAATCAAATGGAACACTGGAAGCAACTGCAGCTGATCTGGAGAAACTTAATCAGCTTTTCTCCGAAGAAGCTGTGTTTAACTACTTCATTAACCCCACTGTCACTGTAGAGGATAAAAATAAACTAGTTGATGCGTATACAAAGGAGGCCAATCTACAACCTCACATTTCCAATTTCTTGAACATTTTGATTGATATGAAGAGAATTGACGAGATTAAGGCAATTGCTAAGGAGTTTGAAATCACGTTTAATAAGATGACTGAGACGGAGCTGGCTGTGGTCACTTCTGTTGTGCAATTGGATGAGGCAAACTTGGAGCAGATTGCTAAAGGAGTGCAGAAACTCACTGGAGCTAAAAATGTCAAAATTAAGACCGAGATTGATGAGTCACTTGTTGCCGGTTTTACGATCAGGTACGGAAATGGAGGTTCCAAATTGATTGATATGAGTGTCAAGAAACAACTTGAAGAGATCGCTGAGACGCTCGAGGTTGGTGATATTCAATTGGTTGGATGA